Proteins co-encoded in one Polaromonas vacuolata genomic window:
- a CDS encoding type I secretion system permease/ATPase, with protein sequence MSTLKPHSELRQAVTSLRPYFVRAAWFSVLSCLLILAPSGYMLEVYDRVVNSRNHMTLAMLTLVVLGAYMLMEVLEWARSEILHEAGLKLDEKMRNRVFSAIFDANLKRVPGGSLQPLNDFRTLRDFLGSPPLTALMEAPVSLVFLVLVFAINPLLGWSAVVGSLLQVCIGWLNERNTQPPLVAANRSAIAAQQYADGSLRNAQVIESMGMLRDVHFRWMGKQREFLGLQAIASDRAGGYQALTKFLQTTMGSLLLGLGAWLLLRNELNGGAGMMIIGSILGGRVLAPLVQIVTQWRMVVNVRDAWQRLEGLLASAPVKPVSMTLPAPHGSLLVEALVAGAPNGGVAIVKNVAFSLTPGQVLAVVGPSASGKTTLARLLVGLWPAASGKVRLDGADVFTWDKSELGPYLGYLPQGVELLDGTLAENIARFGEVEMAKVKSAARSVGLHEFIMGLPDGYDSPVGRDGAMLSGGQRQRVALARAIYDDPVLVVLDEPNSSLDEAGDAALASAILELKARGTTFVIMTHRTSVLAVADKMLVMRDGVMQAFGPRDEVLNALKQANEQAAAQAAGQSSGAMRPVA encoded by the coding sequence ATGAGTACCCTGAAACCCCATTCCGAGCTGCGCCAAGCAGTCACATCGCTGCGCCCTTATTTTGTGCGCGCGGCCTGGTTTAGCGTGCTCTCATGCCTGCTAATCCTCGCGCCTAGCGGCTACATGTTGGAGGTCTACGACCGCGTGGTTAACAGCCGCAACCACATGACGTTGGCGATGTTGACCTTGGTGGTGTTGGGCGCTTACATGCTGATGGAGGTTTTGGAGTGGGCGCGCTCTGAGATCTTGCATGAGGCTGGCCTAAAGCTGGATGAGAAGATGCGCAACCGTGTTTTTAGCGCTATTTTCGACGCCAATCTCAAGCGTGTGCCCGGCGGCAGCTTGCAGCCGCTGAACGACTTTCGAACCCTGCGCGATTTTCTGGGCTCGCCGCCCCTGACGGCGCTGATGGAAGCGCCGGTATCGCTGGTGTTTTTGGTGCTGGTGTTTGCGATTAACCCGCTGCTGGGCTGGTCTGCGGTGGTGGGCTCTTTGCTGCAAGTGTGTATTGGCTGGCTTAATGAGCGCAATACGCAGCCGCCGCTGGTCGCGGCGAATCGCTCCGCCATTGCCGCGCAGCAGTATGCGGACGGCTCACTGCGTAATGCGCAAGTGATTGAATCTATGGGCATGCTGCGTGACGTTCATTTCCGTTGGATGGGTAAGCAGCGCGAATTTCTGGGTCTGCAAGCGATTGCCTCAGACCGTGCCGGCGGCTATCAAGCGCTGACTAAGTTTTTGCAAACCACTATGGGCTCGCTGCTGCTAGGTCTGGGTGCGTGGTTGCTGTTGCGTAATGAGCTCAACGGTGGCGCGGGCATGATGATTATTGGCTCGATCCTGGGCGGTCGGGTGCTCGCGCCGCTGGTACAAATCGTGACGCAATGGCGTATGGTGGTGAATGTGCGCGACGCATGGCAGCGTCTTGAGGGCTTGTTGGCGTCGGCGCCTGTCAAGCCGGTATCTATGACGTTGCCCGCGCCGCACGGCTCGTTGTTGGTTGAAGCGCTGGTGGCCGGTGCGCCCAATGGTGGCGTGGCGATTGTCAAAAATGTGGCGTTTAGCCTGACGCCTGGTCAAGTGTTAGCGGTAGTCGGCCCTTCTGCGTCGGGCAAGACCACTCTGGCTAGACTGCTTGTGGGTTTGTGGCCAGCGGCAAGCGGCAAGGTGCGCTTGGATGGTGCGGACGTTTTCACTTGGGATAAAAGTGAACTTGGCCCTTATCTGGGCTACCTGCCGCAAGGCGTTGAGTTGCTCGACGGCACGCTGGCAGAGAATATTGCGCGTTTCGGTGAAGTCGAGATGGCCAAGGTTAAATCAGCGGCCCGCTCGGTTGGCTTGCATGAATTCATCATGGGCTTGCCTGACGGCTACGACAGCCCAGTCGGTCGGGACGGCGCCATGCTTTCGGGTGGACAGCGGCAGCGAGTTGCGCTGGCACGCGCTATTTATGACGACCCGGTGCTGGTGGTGTTGGATGAGCCCAACTCTAGCCTAGATGAGGCGGGTGATGCCGCGCTGGCCTCGGCCATTTTGGAGCTCAAAGCGCGTGGCACGACTTTTGTCATCATGACGCACCGCACCAGTGTGTTGGCAGTTGCAGACAAGATGTTGGTGATGCGCGATGGCGTGATGCAGGCCTTCGGTCCGCGCGATGAAGTTTTAAATGCCTTAAAGCAGGCCAACGAGCAAGCCGCGGCTCAGGCCGCAGGTCAATCTTCTGGCGCCATGAGGCCAGTGGCCTAA
- a CDS encoding glycosyltransferase family 4 protein has protein sequence MKILVNGTSLLAPLTGIGQYVRHLFTAMDKRTDADIRMYYGAYCEQGVKLPSATASLAAQRGYGLAQRFLPRPRAIKKLAERAMFKYHTRGSLGGDEVLYHEPAYLPLPYKGPQVISVCDMSCFDHPQTHPAERVRVMQRDMPLALEQADHIIVISEASRKALHKWFNIDPARISTTYLAADPRFQPTGFDAIAPALASLGLTPGGYVLSVGTLEPRKNLTTLFAAYAGLPVELRKRYPLAVAGMKGWGTEGLMKSAEALIQRGELRLLNYVADDLIAPLYAGAAAFCYPSRYEGFGLPALEAMASGVPVVTSNQTSLPEVVGDAGIMVDPDDVDGMRDALRQLLEDRAYAQDLGQRGWLRSKLFSWDRCADETFAVYEKVMLKRGLGA, from the coding sequence ATGAAAATTCTTGTTAACGGCACCTCTTTGTTGGCTCCCCTGACCGGTATTGGTCAATACGTTCGCCACCTGTTTACCGCCATGGATAAGCGGACTGATGCTGACATTCGTATGTATTACGGTGCTTATTGTGAGCAAGGAGTGAAGCTGCCTTCGGCGACAGCTTCTCTGGCCGCGCAACGCGGCTATGGCTTGGCGCAGCGGTTTTTGCCGCGGCCGCGGGCAATTAAAAAGCTCGCTGAGCGGGCGATGTTCAAGTACCACACACGCGGCTCTTTGGGCGGTGATGAAGTGCTGTATCACGAGCCAGCTTATCTTCCTTTGCCTTACAAAGGGCCGCAGGTCATTAGCGTTTGCGACATGTCTTGTTTTGACCATCCGCAAACCCACCCAGCGGAGCGGGTCAGGGTTATGCAAAGGGATATGCCGCTAGCGCTTGAACAGGCGGACCACATCATTGTGATTTCCGAGGCGTCGCGTAAGGCTTTGCACAAATGGTTCAACATTGATCCTGCGCGTATCAGCACGACTTATTTGGCGGCGGATCCGCGATTTCAGCCGACTGGCTTTGATGCAATAGCACCTGCTTTGGCCAGTCTCGGGTTAACGCCAGGCGGCTATGTATTGAGTGTGGGTACCTTGGAGCCGCGCAAAAACCTGACGACGCTGTTTGCTGCCTATGCCGGTTTGCCAGTAGAGCTGCGCAAGCGCTACCCGCTGGCGGTGGCGGGCATGAAGGGCTGGGGCACTGAGGGTTTGATGAAGTCGGCAGAGGCGCTAATTCAGCGCGGTGAACTGCGGCTGCTTAACTATGTAGCGGATGATTTGATTGCACCTTTGTATGCTGGCGCTGCGGCTTTTTGCTACCCCTCGCGCTACGAAGGCTTTGGCCTGCCGGCACTGGAAGCCATGGCTTCCGGCGTGCCAGTGGTCACATCGAATCAAACTTCTTTGCCGGAAGTAGTGGGGGATGCTGGCATCATGGTGGACCCGGACGATGTGGACGGCATGCGCGACGCGCTGCGCCAGTTGTTGGAAGACCGGGCTTATGCGCAAGATTTAGGTCAGCGCGGCTGGCTGAGGTCTAAGCTGTTTAGCTGGGATCGCTGCGCCGATGAGACCTTTGCCGTGTATGAAAAAGTAATGCTTAAGCGGGGGCTTGGGGCGTGA
- a CDS encoding glycosyltransferase, with translation MKKLRVLHLYRTYFPETQGGLQESIRQLCLATQPLAVENTVFALARQPEPAVMELPEGRLIRAKSWLEVASCDLGAWTALRRCRAAADECDIIQIHYPWPFADMLLPFIRRRNQPVLVTYVSDIVRQKGLGMLYSPLRRYLLSKAMHVVASSPNYAESSEILQDYQDKLKCIPHCLGPVSPPAESLCAQWAAQLGRNFFLFVGVLRYYKGLDFLLTAARQVSAPIVIVGDGPEGERLRHEVAARGISNVHFLGAVSDADKHALFTLCRGVVFPSHLRSEAFGMTLLEGAQAAKPLICCEIGTGTSWINRHGETGLVVPPSDPDALAQAMNTLADDDALCQRLGHGARARWEQFFTPQVVGNAYRQLYDEMLSH, from the coding sequence GTGAAAAAACTTCGCGTGCTACACCTTTACCGTACTTATTTCCCGGAGACGCAAGGCGGGCTGCAGGAGTCGATTCGCCAACTTTGCTTGGCGACCCAACCCTTGGCGGTCGAGAACACGGTGTTTGCATTGGCGCGCCAGCCAGAGCCCGCCGTCATGGAGTTGCCTGAAGGTCGGCTGATTCGCGCCAAGTCTTGGTTGGAGGTGGCTTCCTGCGATCTAGGTGCGTGGACGGCTTTACGCCGTTGTCGTGCGGCGGCTGATGAGTGCGACATCATTCAGATTCATTACCCTTGGCCTTTCGCCGATATGTTGCTGCCGTTTATTCGCCGGCGTAATCAGCCGGTGCTGGTGACTTATGTGTCGGATATCGTGCGGCAAAAGGGGCTGGGCATGTTGTATTCGCCGCTGCGTCGTTACTTGCTGAGTAAAGCCATGCATGTGGTGGCATCGTCTCCGAATTACGCGGAAAGTAGCGAGATTTTGCAGGACTATCAGGATAAGCTGAAATGTATCCCGCACTGTCTAGGGCCGGTAAGTCCGCCGGCTGAGTCGCTATGCGCCCAATGGGCGGCGCAATTAGGCCGAAATTTCTTTTTGTTTGTTGGCGTCTTGCGCTATTACAAAGGCTTGGACTTTTTGTTGACTGCGGCACGTCAGGTATCGGCGCCGATTGTGATTGTCGGTGACGGACCTGAGGGCGAGCGGCTTAGGCATGAGGTGGCGGCCAGAGGCATAAGCAATGTGCATTTCTTGGGTGCGGTGTCTGATGCTGACAAGCATGCGCTGTTTACACTCTGCCGGGGCGTGGTTTTTCCTTCTCATTTACGCTCTGAGGCGTTTGGTATGACTTTGCTGGAAGGCGCTCAGGCGGCCAAACCTTTGATTTGCTGCGAGATTGGTACCGGGACGAGTTGGATTAATCGGCATGGCGAGACCGGCTTGGTCGTTCCACCGAGTGACCCCGACGCGCTGGCGCAGGCTATGAATACCTTGGCCGACGACGATGCACTTTGCCAGCGCTTGGGCCACGGCGCTAGAGCGCGCTGGGAGCAATTTTTCACGCCGCAAGTCGTTGGCAATGCCTATCGACAGCTGTATGACGAGATGTTGTCGCATTAA
- the gmd gene encoding GDP-mannose 4,6-dehydratase, whose product MNLQNKTALITGITGQDGAYLAKLLLDKGYEVFGLHARRATDTLWRLRHLGVESSVKLLDGDLTDLSSLIRAMEKSQASEVYNLGAQSFVGTSWEQPILTTQVTGVGTLNVLEAIRIVNPKARFYQASTSEMFGLIQESMQSETTPFYPRSPYGVAKLYGHWMTVNYRESFGLHASSGILFNHESPLRGIEFVTRKVTDAVARIKQGKQKELRLGNIDAKRDWGFAGDYVEAMWLMLQQDKADDYVIATGLTTTVRDMCTIAFAHVGLKHEDYVVIDPLFYRPAEVEVLLGNPAKAKAKLGWVAKTDLATLITGMVDADMVRVNKE is encoded by the coding sequence ATAAATTTGCAAAATAAGACAGCTCTGATCACCGGTATTACCGGTCAGGATGGCGCCTATCTGGCGAAACTGTTGTTGGACAAGGGCTATGAGGTGTTTGGCCTGCATGCGCGGCGGGCAACTGACACGCTGTGGCGCTTACGCCATTTAGGTGTTGAGTCGTCGGTTAAGTTGCTCGATGGTGATTTGACGGATTTGTCCTCCTTAATTCGGGCCATGGAGAAATCGCAAGCCAGCGAGGTCTACAACCTAGGCGCTCAAAGTTTTGTGGGCACATCATGGGAACAACCCATTTTGACTACACAGGTGACGGGTGTGGGCACATTAAATGTGCTCGAAGCGATACGCATAGTGAACCCAAAAGCCCGCTTTTACCAAGCGTCGACCAGCGAGATGTTTGGCCTGATTCAAGAGTCTATGCAAAGCGAGACAACGCCTTTTTATCCGCGTAGCCCTTACGGCGTGGCCAAGCTTTACGGCCACTGGATGACGGTGAACTACCGCGAGAGTTTTGGTCTGCATGCGTCAAGCGGCATTTTGTTTAACCATGAGTCACCACTGCGCGGGATTGAGTTTGTCACGCGCAAAGTGACGGATGCGGTGGCACGGATTAAGCAGGGCAAGCAAAAAGAGCTGCGCTTGGGCAACATTGACGCCAAGCGGGACTGGGGTTTTGCAGGCGACTATGTTGAAGCGATGTGGTTGATGCTGCAGCAAGACAAGGCCGACGATTACGTGATTGCCACTGGGCTGACGACGACGGTGCGGGATATGTGCACGATTGCTTTTGCGCATGTGGGCTTAAAACACGAAGACTACGTGGTGATTGACCCCTTGTTTTATCGCCCCGCTGAAGTGGAGGTTTTGCTGGGTAACCCTGCCAAGGCAAAAGCCAAACTGGGCTGGGTGGCAAAAACTGACTTGGCCACGCTCATTACCGGTATGGTGGATGCCGATATGGTCAGAGTGAACAAGGAATAA
- a CDS encoding ABC transporter ATP-binding protein, which produces MGTLNINGLGKAYRQYKHPSGRILEWLGASPRHTLTWVLRDINLQIKPGESVGLIGRNGAGKSTLLKLITGVSAPTEGTAKLTGRVSALLELGLGFHPEFTGRQNVYMQGYLQGLSQAQIDELMPSIAAFAEIGDYLERPVRIYSSGMQVRLAFSVATALRPDILIVDEALAVGDAYFQHKCFDRIRTYRKQGTTLLFVSHDPGAVKSLCDRAVLIEGGQVVLDGKPADVLDYYNALISPQAIDNAIREGTPDGSGIRSGSGAVRIRHADMLSKGKSMRALVAGQSLSIHLDLHVQQNLDDFTVGLLIKDRLGNDVFGTNTHHMEQALGPVTSGENKEIYFDFPSLALGPGHYSITLAAHASSDHLAGNYDWWERALVFQVMPAEGIHTIGICHMPLTFRQETITKL; this is translated from the coding sequence TTGGGAACTCTCAACATCAACGGTCTAGGCAAAGCCTACCGTCAATACAAACACCCCAGCGGCCGCATACTCGAATGGCTAGGTGCTAGCCCTCGGCACACCCTGACGTGGGTACTCAGAGACATCAATCTACAAATCAAGCCGGGTGAATCCGTAGGCCTGATTGGGCGTAATGGAGCCGGCAAAAGCACACTTTTAAAACTCATCACCGGCGTCAGCGCACCCACAGAAGGCACGGCCAAACTGACCGGCCGCGTATCTGCGCTGTTAGAACTCGGTCTGGGGTTTCACCCCGAATTTACCGGCCGACAAAACGTCTATATGCAAGGCTATCTGCAAGGCCTGAGTCAAGCGCAAATCGATGAGCTCATGCCCAGCATTGCGGCATTTGCAGAAATCGGCGACTACTTAGAACGCCCAGTCCGCATCTACTCCAGCGGCATGCAAGTTCGCCTGGCCTTTAGCGTCGCCACCGCCTTGCGGCCTGATATTTTGATTGTTGACGAAGCATTGGCCGTGGGTGACGCCTACTTTCAACACAAATGCTTTGACCGCATACGCACCTACCGCAAACAGGGCACCACCTTGCTGTTTGTCTCTCACGACCCAGGCGCAGTCAAAAGTTTGTGCGATCGAGCCGTGCTCATTGAGGGCGGTCAAGTCGTTCTTGACGGCAAACCCGCCGACGTGCTGGATTACTACAACGCACTGATTTCCCCGCAAGCCATAGACAACGCCATCCGTGAAGGCACACCCGACGGCAGCGGCATACGTTCCGGCAGCGGTGCGGTGCGTATACGCCATGCAGACATGCTGAGCAAAGGCAAAAGCATGCGCGCGCTGGTTGCAGGGCAATCTCTCAGTATTCACCTAGACTTACACGTTCAGCAAAACCTCGACGACTTCACCGTCGGGCTGCTGATTAAAGACCGCTTAGGCAATGACGTTTTTGGAACCAATACCCACCATATGGAGCAAGCGCTAGGCCCGGTCACAAGCGGTGAAAACAAAGAGATATATTTTGACTTCCCCAGCCTAGCTTTAGGCCCCGGCCACTACAGCATTACCCTCGCCGCTCATGCCAGCTCTGACCATCTGGCAGGCAATTACGACTGGTGGGAACGCGCCCTAGTATTTCAAGTCATGCCAGCAGAAGGCATTCACACCATTGGGATTTGCCACATGCCGCTGACTTTTCGGCAAGAAACCATCACCAAGTTATGA
- a CDS encoding GDP-mannose 4,6-dehydratase, producing the protein MLQPPKTAQLLITGDKGFVGQHGLACWPGATGLSTLSSNVDICEKASLIDLLQKFKPDRVLHLAALSFVPDSFAAPEKTFEVNFLGTLRLLEALAETGFKGRFLLAGTGDAYGLVGAESLPIRESHPLRPRNPYAVSKVAAEALCYQWSQTGPFEVMMARPFNHIGAGQAPTFALSDFACQIAQIAAGLKPPVLTVGDIDVTRDFSDVSDVLRAYELILSNGQNGAVYNVCSGTEWSVRALLEKLLIIAGVKAEIVQDPARFRRSEQPRVCASHAKLTEHTGWLPQVAIDETLLNLYSYWENKFAK; encoded by the coding sequence ATGCTACAACCCCCAAAGACTGCCCAGTTATTGATCACAGGAGATAAGGGCTTTGTTGGTCAACACGGTTTAGCTTGCTGGCCAGGCGCGACTGGACTCTCAACACTTTCAAGCAATGTTGATATATGCGAGAAGGCCAGTTTGATTGACTTGTTGCAAAAATTCAAACCTGATCGCGTCCTGCATTTGGCTGCTTTGAGTTTTGTTCCTGACTCTTTTGCCGCGCCAGAAAAAACCTTTGAGGTGAATTTTTTAGGCACGCTGCGTTTGCTTGAGGCCTTGGCAGAAACCGGTTTTAAGGGGCGTTTTTTGTTGGCGGGAACTGGCGATGCTTATGGGTTGGTCGGTGCAGAGAGTTTGCCGATTCGGGAATCTCACCCGCTGCGCCCGCGTAACCCGTATGCGGTTAGCAAAGTGGCAGCGGAGGCCTTGTGCTATCAGTGGAGTCAGACCGGACCGTTTGAAGTCATGATGGCACGGCCTTTTAACCATATTGGAGCGGGTCAGGCACCGACTTTTGCCTTGTCCGACTTTGCCTGCCAGATCGCGCAAATAGCCGCTGGTTTAAAGCCGCCGGTGCTGACCGTGGGCGATATTGATGTCACCCGCGATTTCAGCGATGTCAGCGATGTTTTGCGAGCTTACGAGTTAATCCTATCAAACGGACAAAACGGTGCGGTCTATAACGTATGCTCCGGCACGGAGTGGTCAGTGCGAGCCTTGCTTGAAAAGCTGTTGATAATTGCCGGCGTGAAGGCCGAAATCGTGCAAGACCCGGCTCGCTTTAGGCGATCAGAGCAGCCCCGGGTGTGTGCTAGCCATGCAAAATTAACCGAACACACGGGCTGGCTGCCGCAGGTGGCGATTGACGAGACACTTTTGAATTTGTACAGCTATTGGGAGAATAAATTTGCAAAATAA
- a CDS encoding Crp/Fnr family transcriptional regulator, translating into MTNTSALPLPEAERLGAESPPNQVITIQLNKLPLLAGVDEEALRKIAAVLLVRTAQKGQVILHKGGAGEHLVFLLSGRLQVMDITEDGREIGLSFLVAGDYFGELSVIDGLPRSATVVACETSLYALLPRAHALELMHNNPFVADRMLKKMALSIRRASNFRTILGIPNAFHRVYALLDHLAKISPGGLVVIESLPTQQAISIMINTSRETVSRAIQVLIQSGVLEKDLRRLIVRQPEALRAEINSPKPPIDQLSS; encoded by the coding sequence ATGACAAACACCAGCGCCCTACCTTTGCCGGAAGCTGAAAGGCTAGGGGCCGAAAGCCCGCCAAACCAAGTCATCACCATCCAGTTGAATAAACTGCCGCTGCTAGCGGGTGTTGACGAGGAAGCGTTGAGAAAGATTGCGGCTGTACTTCTGGTGCGCACAGCCCAAAAGGGGCAAGTCATATTGCACAAAGGCGGTGCCGGTGAGCATTTGGTTTTTCTGTTGTCTGGCCGTTTGCAGGTCATGGATATTACTGAAGATGGGCGCGAGATTGGTCTTTCTTTTCTTGTGGCGGGAGACTATTTTGGTGAGTTGTCGGTGATTGATGGTCTGCCTCGCTCAGCCACTGTGGTGGCTTGTGAGACTTCTTTGTACGCTTTGCTGCCGCGCGCCCATGCGCTGGAGTTAATGCACAACAACCCCTTTGTTGCCGATCGCATGCTCAAAAAAATGGCGCTCAGCATAAGGCGAGCGTCTAATTTCAGAACCATCTTAGGAATACCTAACGCTTTTCATCGGGTCTATGCCTTGCTTGACCATTTGGCGAAAATAAGTCCGGGTGGCTTGGTGGTGATTGAAAGTCTCCCGACCCAACAGGCGATTTCAATCATGATCAACACCAGTCGTGAGACTGTCTCAAGAGCCATACAGGTGTTGATACAAAGTGGTGTGCTGGAGAAAGACTTGCGGCGGCTAATTGTGCGCCAGCCCGAGGCCTTGCGCGCAGAGATTAATTCACCCAAGCCACCGATTGATCAACTCAGCTCGTAG
- a CDS encoding ABC transporter permease, with product MSTEVTQVRASSREAGMDALRSLWHYRRFIVGSVAREFRSRYANTMLGSVWLVLAPFAMILVYTLVFSQIMHARLAGSAEPFAYSIYLCAGLLPWQWFTELLSRNVGIFVDHGGLIKKSSFPRLALPVISFIASACNFALIFGLFMIFLLIMGRWPGWNILGLIPLLLLQSAFAIGLGITLGVLNVFFRDIGQAVGIILQFWFWLTPIIYPIGTLPEWARNYLSWNPVMPLFDGYHRIFLGQGLPQWENLTGLTLLTLVLLLIAAWIYRAAQSQLVDEL from the coding sequence ATGAGCACTGAAGTTACCCAAGTGCGCGCCAGCAGTCGCGAAGCCGGCATGGACGCCCTGCGATCACTTTGGCACTACCGCCGGTTTATTGTCGGCAGCGTTGCACGTGAATTTCGCAGCCGCTACGCCAACACCATGTTGGGCTCGGTCTGGCTAGTCTTAGCGCCGTTCGCGATGATCTTGGTTTACACCTTGGTTTTTTCGCAAATCATGCATGCCCGCCTAGCCGGCAGTGCAGAGCCCTTTGCCTACAGTATTTACCTCTGCGCCGGTTTGCTGCCTTGGCAATGGTTTACTGAACTGCTCTCACGCAATGTTGGCATTTTTGTCGACCACGGCGGGCTGATAAAAAAATCCAGCTTTCCTCGTTTGGCACTGCCAGTGATCTCCTTCATCGCCAGTGCTTGCAACTTTGCGCTGATTTTTGGTTTGTTTATGATTTTTCTGCTGATCATGGGACGTTGGCCGGGCTGGAATATTCTCGGGTTGATACCGCTTTTACTTCTGCAAAGCGCTTTTGCGATCGGCCTAGGCATCACGCTAGGTGTGTTAAACGTGTTCTTTCGCGACATTGGGCAGGCCGTCGGCATCATTCTTCAATTTTGGTTTTGGCTCACTCCCATCATCTACCCCATAGGCACATTGCCAGAATGGGCGCGCAACTACCTGTCTTGGAATCCCGTCATGCCACTGTTTGACGGCTACCATAGAATTTTTCTGGGCCAAGGCTTGCCGCAATGGGAAAACCTGACCGGCCTGACCCTGCTAACGCTAGTGCTGCTGCTGATCGCCGCGTGGATATACCGCGCAGCCCAATCCCAACTAGTGGACGAGCTGTAA
- a CDS encoding CHASE2 domain-containing protein, with protein MQKKTSRFSRGTATLVAIALLAFALTLLIEWQRPALVTRLDEGLRDTFLRWSASEQAENRLVVIDINEAALEQIGPWPWPRRQVADLTELLLGPYGARMVGLDIVFADAGDPQGDARMASLAAHAPLTLAQIFDYTPRNPPILQGTLAGGLSALNMQSASQQGSGEQNGLSAYGYIANHAGLAKNARCIGNIGYKPDADGVLRRTPAQTRFEGLNYLNFASALHACVDPLALAPSGNAQGQWRIPYRLALSAYAVISAADILSERAPRTLIAGRYVLVGSSSLSLGDRVSTPLAPLSAGIMVHAASLSGLLDLSEGRARPAWSGRTWILVWSFLSIALAIVCIAKLPAWGSLLVLLGMVPVWLGQAFAGVARQAEWSVTAPLWAYFFLLMVAVPYEWWRTQRKSRRLLTTFSHYVAQPVLDEIVRLDLQHSLKPMLRDVTVLIADMEGYTRATSSLGLEDAATLTKDFLACLTRPVLEGLGTLDKYTGDGLVAFWGAPLPCDDQADRAVSAALDMLAEVDALNARRAQENFPPVRVRIGIESGPALVGDLGTSFRSTYTAVGDCINFASRLEAAAQNLPTQLVIGIKANSQLLRHKTHSLGEITLRGTQHATEVFTTQRGQI; from the coding sequence ATGCAAAAAAAGACCAGCCGTTTTTCTAGGGGGACTGCGACGCTGGTGGCGATTGCTTTACTGGCGTTTGCGCTGACGTTGTTAATTGAGTGGCAGCGTCCCGCTTTGGTGACGCGCTTGGATGAAGGCTTACGCGACACCTTTTTGCGCTGGTCAGCAAGCGAGCAAGCGGAAAACCGACTGGTGGTGATTGACATCAACGAAGCCGCTTTAGAGCAGATAGGTCCATGGCCATGGCCGCGTCGACAAGTGGCCGACTTGACCGAGTTGTTGTTGGGGCCGTACGGCGCGCGCATGGTGGGTTTGGACATCGTTTTTGCTGACGCCGGCGATCCACAGGGGGACGCCCGCATGGCGTCTCTAGCGGCTCACGCGCCGCTGACATTGGCGCAAATTTTTGACTACACGCCGCGTAATCCGCCGATTTTGCAAGGCACTCTGGCTGGCGGTCTGAGTGCGTTAAATATGCAATCAGCCAGTCAGCAAGGCTCAGGTGAACAGAATGGTTTGAGCGCTTACGGCTACATCGCCAACCATGCGGGGCTGGCAAAAAATGCGCGCTGTATTGGCAATATTGGCTATAAGCCGGATGCCGACGGGGTGCTAAGGCGCACACCGGCGCAGACCCGCTTTGAGGGGCTTAATTATTTAAATTTTGCCAGCGCGCTTCACGCTTGTGTCGATCCACTTGCGCTTGCACCGTCGGGCAATGCGCAAGGTCAATGGCGAATTCCTTACCGCCTCGCCCTGTCGGCTTATGCCGTCATCAGTGCTGCTGACATACTCAGCGAGCGTGCGCCGCGTACGCTGATTGCGGGGCGTTATGTGCTGGTGGGCTCATCGTCATTGTCCTTGGGTGACCGCGTCAGTACGCCGCTGGCGCCATTAAGTGCCGGCATTATGGTGCATGCAGCCAGTCTTTCTGGTTTGCTAGACCTGTCAGAAGGCCGGGCAAGACCAGCTTGGTCGGGCCGGACTTGGATATTGGTCTGGAGTTTTCTCAGCATAGCCCTGGCCATTGTGTGTATTGCCAAACTGCCGGCATGGGGTAGTTTGTTGGTGCTGTTGGGTATGGTTCCGGTTTGGTTGGGACAGGCATTTGCCGGCGTTGCACGGCAGGCGGAATGGTCGGTGACTGCGCCGTTGTGGGCTTATTTTTTCTTGCTCATGGTGGCTGTCCCTTATGAGTGGTGGCGCACACAGCGTAAAAGCCGGCGTTTGCTGACTACTTTTTCTCATTACGTGGCGCAGCCAGTACTCGATGAAATCGTGCGCCTAGACCTGCAGCACAGCCTCAAGCCCATGCTGCGCGATGTCACGGTGTTGATTGCTGATATGGAGGGCTATACCCGCGCCACTTCGTCTCTAGGCTTGGAGGATGCGGCCACTCTCACCAAAGACTTTTTGGCTTGCCTGACGCGTCCGGTGCTAGAAGGCTTGGGCACGCTGGATAAATATACCGGTGATGGTTTGGTAGCGTTTTGGGGTGCGCCGCTGCCTTGTGACGATCAGGCGGATAGAGCGGTAAGTGCTGCGCTAGACATGCTGGCTGAAGTTGATGCGCTGAATGCCCGTCGCGCGCAGGAGAACTTTCCGCCCGTGCGGGTGCGCATCGGGATTGAAAGTGGCCCGGCGCTGGTGGGTGACTTGGGGACTTCGTTTCGCAGCACTTACACAGCAGTCGGTGACTGTATTAATTTTGCTTCGCGGCTAGAGGCGGCGGCGCAAAACTTACCGACACAATTGGTGATTGGGATTAAAGCCAACAGCCAGTTGCTTAGGCACAAGACCCACTCACTGGGGGAAATTACGCTGCGGGGAACCCAGCATGCGACCGAAGTTTTCACCACGCAGCGCGGGCAGATTTGA